A window of Terriglobales bacterium genomic DNA:
CAAGAAGGTGATCGACAAGATCGCGCTGGAGAAGATGGCGCGCGAGGCGCCGGGAGAGGGCACGCTGCGCGGCAGCCTGGCGCAGATGAACGTCATGGACCTGCTGCAGTCGCTGGAGATGGGACACAAGACCTGTGCCCTGGTGCTGACCAACGATGGCGACCGCTGCGAGATGTTCTTCTCGGACGGCCAGATCAACCACGCCATCTACGGCAAGCTGAAGGGCGACGAGGCCGTGTACAAGGTGCTGGCCTGGAGCGGGGGCAACTTCCAGATCGACTTCACCGGCAAGAGCGCCGAGCAGACCTGCACCCGTTCCACCCAGGGCCTGCTCATGGAAGGCCTGCGGCTGGTCGACGAAGCCAACCGAGACCAGGAAGAGAACGTGCTGGAAGCTTAGCAATAAGCGGTAAGCAATGAGCGATAAGCGAAACCTTAGGGCGCTTCGGCTTATTGCTTATCGCTTATTGCTTATGGCTGTTTGAGGACCCATCGATGAATGCGGCAGTGTTGACGGTCAGCGACTCCGTAGCCCTGGGCTCGCGCGTGGACACCTCCGGGCCGGCGTTGGCGGCGGCGCTGGAGCAGGCGGGCTTCACGGTGGCGGCGCGGGAGATCGTGCCCGACGAGCGCCCGGTGATCGAGGCTGCCATCCGGCGGCTGGCGGAGAAAGCGGAGCTGGTGGTGACCACCGGGGGCACGGGGATCGCCGAGCGCGACGTCACGCCGGAAGCCACGCGCGCTGCCTGCGACCGGCTGGTGGAGGGCGTGGGCGAGCGCATGCGCAGCGAGGGCGCGCGCAAGACCCCGCTGGCGGCGCTGAGCCGCGGGGTGTGCGGCGTCCGGGGAAGGACGCTGGTCCTGAACGTTCCCGGGAGCCCGGCCGCGGCCACCGAGTCCCTGGCCGCGGTGCTCGAGATCCTTCCCCACGCGCTGGAACTGCTGCGGGGAAAGACCAAACACTAAGCACGGCTGTGCGTCACGGGCGTCCTCGCCTGTGCGATTCGCGTAGAATGATTTTTTCGGCTTGAACTTCCTCAGACACATCCTCGCGAGCTACACCGAGTACATCCGCGCCGTGCTGATCCCGATGGGGCCGTGGGGCATCTTGCTCATCGCCTTCGTGGACGCCGCCTTTCTGGGCATCCCCATGGACCCGCTGGTGGCCTATTTCGTGTACCGGCGGCCGGGGATGTTCTGGCTCTACGCCTTGATGGGCGCGGCGGGATCGGCGCTGGGCAGCCTGGTGGTGTACTACATCGGACGCAAGGGCGAGGAGATGCTGCTGGAAAAGCGCATCCCCAAGCAGACGCTGCGGCGCATCCGGCGTGCCTTCGAGCGCCACGAGTTCCTGGCGCTGATGGTCCCCGCCATGCTCCCTCCTCCCACGCCCTTCAAGCTCTTCGTGCTCACCGCCGGAGGCCTGAAGATGCGCCTCGACCACTTCCTGCTGGCAATCTTCTCCGGACGGACGATCCGCTTCACCTTGATCTCCGTGCTCACCATCTTCTTCGGCCCACAGATCATCACCCTGACCGCCAGCCTGGTGACGCAGCACCTGCCCTGGATGCTGGCGGTCGTGGCGGTTAGCCTGCTCGCGTGGCTGCTCTGGCGCCGGCGGCGGGGGCCCGAGGAGGAGGTCGAGGCGGGGGCGGAGGAAGGCGAAGAGCCTAGCCTTCCGGCTTGACGGGGCGCGACCAACAAGCCACAATCTTCTGTCACTCCGAGGTGTTCATGCTTGCGTACCTATTCGTGGTTCTTTCCGTCGCCCTGCGCTTCGTTTCGGTCCCCGTAGCCTTCACCTCGGTGGCCGCCTCCCTGCTCTTCTTCGGGGCTCGCCAGCCCCGCCGCCGCATGTGGATCCCGCTGGCGCTGCTCATCGCCGCGGACGTGGTCCTGACCAAGCTGGTCTATGCCTATCCGCTCTCTGCCGATCATCTGGTGACCTGGGCCTGGTATGCGGCGATCCTGCTGCTGGGCGGCAAGCTGAAGGAAAACTCCGGCCCGCTGCGTGTGGGTGGCGCGGCGCTGGTCGCCTCCGTCTCCTTCTTCCTGGTGAGCAACCTCGCCGTCTGGGCGGTGTGGGAGATGTATCCCAAGACGCTGGCGGGCCTGGCCGCCTGCTACGTGGCGGCGCTTCCCTTCTTCCGTCACTCGCTGGCCGGAGACCTGTTCTTCACCGCGGTCTTCTTCGGCCTGGGCGCGCTGGTGCAGGGAGCGCGCGCGCCCGCGGCGCAGGACCGCGTGGCCGAATCCCTTGAGCCACGGATGTAGGAAAAGAACTGGCGATGGAGTTCGCCTGAAGCGTCCCGCGTTTGCGGGAATGATGACTCCTACCATTTTCATGCGAGGAGAACTCCATCGTGCGAGCCTACCTGTGGGTATCCCTGGGTGCGATTGCGGGCAGTAGCGCCCGCTACTTCCTGAGCCGCCTGGCGGCCCGGCTGCTTTCCACCGCCTTCCCTACGGGACACTGTTCATCAACATCAGCGGCAGCTTCCTGGTGGGCCTGTTCCTGGTGTGGACCAGCGAGCGGGTGCTGGTAGATCCGCGCTGGCGTCTGCTGGTGGCCATCGGCTTCTGCGGCTCCTTCACCACGTTTTCCAGCTATGCCTTCGAGACCATCAGCTGCTACCTGGAGCAGGGACACTGGTTCCTGTTCGGCAGCAACATCCTGACCAACAATCTTCTGTGCCTGGTGGCGGTGGTCGCAGGCGCGGCGCTGGCACGGGCGCTGTAGAATGCGAGGCCACATGGCGGTGCAGATCACCATCTACCTGAACGAAGCGGACGAACGGCAGCATCGCCCGCTGCATCTGGAGATCCTCAACTACCTGCGGCAGGAGAACGTCGCCGGCGGCACCGTCTTCCACGCCGTCGCCGGCTTCACCGGACGCAGCCGGGTGCAGACCACCAGCCTGGTGGATGCGGGCGGGAAGCTGCCCCTGGTGATCATTTTAGTGGACACCGACGAGCACATCGCTCGCGTCCTGCCACGGCTGCGGGAGATGGCCGCGCACCGGCTGATCGTGCGCGAGAACGTGGTCATCGAACAGGGCAGCCTGGACTGAATTT
This region includes:
- a CDS encoding VTT domain-containing protein is translated as MNFLRHILASYTEYIRAVLIPMGPWGILLIAFVDAAFLGIPMDPLVAYFVYRRPGMFWLYALMGAAGSALGSLVVYYIGRKGEEMLLEKRIPKQTLRRIRRAFERHEFLALMVPAMLPPPTPFKLFVLTAGGLKMRLDHFLLAIFSGRTIRFTLISVLTIFFGPQIITLTASLVTQHLPWMLAVVAVSLLAWLLWRRRRGPEEEVEAGAEEGEEPSLPA
- a CDS encoding DUF190 domain-containing protein, with the translated sequence MAVQITIYLNEADERQHRPLHLEILNYLRQENVAGGTVFHAVAGFTGRSRVQTTSLVDAGGKLPLVIILVDTDEHIARVLPRLREMAAHRLIVRENVVIEQGSLD
- a CDS encoding CrcB family protein — protein: MGLFLVWTSERVLVDPRWRLLVAIGFCGSFTTFSSYAFETISCYLEQGHWFLFGSNILTNNLLCLVAVVAGAALARAL
- a CDS encoding DUF4388 domain-containing protein; translation: KKVIDKIALEKMAREAPGEGTLRGSLAQMNVMDLLQSLEMGHKTCALVLTNDGDRCEMFFSDGQINHAIYGKLKGDEAVYKVLAWSGGNFQIDFTGKSAEQTCTRSTQGLLMEGLRLVDEANRDQEENVLEA
- a CDS encoding MogA/MoaB family molybdenum cofactor biosynthesis protein: MNAAVLTVSDSVALGSRVDTSGPALAAALEQAGFTVAAREIVPDERPVIEAAIRRLAEKAELVVTTGGTGIAERDVTPEATRAACDRLVEGVGERMRSEGARKTPLAALSRGVCGVRGRTLVLNVPGSPAAATESLAAVLEILPHALELLRGKTKH
- a CDS encoding DUF6580 family putative transport protein, with amino-acid sequence MLAYLFVVLSVALRFVSVPVAFTSVAASLLFFGARQPRRRMWIPLALLIAADVVLTKLVYAYPLSADHLVTWAWYAAILLLGGKLKENSGPLRVGGAALVASVSFFLVSNLAVWAVWEMYPKTLAGLAACYVAALPFFRHSLAGDLFFTAVFFGLGALVQGARAPAAQDRVAESLEPRM